The following are encoded in a window of Numida meleagris isolate 19003 breed g44 Domestic line chromosome 13, NumMel1.0, whole genome shotgun sequence genomic DNA:
- the RHOT2 gene encoding mitochondrial Rho GTPase 2 isoform X1 encodes MKRDVRILLLGEAQVGKTSLIMALVGEEFPEEVPPRAEEITIPADVTPEKVPTHIVDYSESEQTEDELQEEIAKANVVCVVYDVTKEATIEKIRTKWIPMVNGGAEKGARIPIILVGNKSDLQMGSSMEVILPIMNQFSEIETCVECSAKNLKNISELFYYAQKAVLHPTAPLYDPEEKQLRPACSRALTRIFNLSDQDNNQILSDDELNYFQKSCFGNPLAPQALEDVKMVVWKNTTDGVQDNGLTLNGFLFLNTLFIQRGRHETTWTILRRFGYDDELELTDDYLYPQFRLPPGCSTELNHLGYQFLQRLFEKHDKDQDGALSPAELQNFFSVFPCMPWGPELYNTVCTTDKGLLSLHGFLCQWTLVAYLDVRQCLECLGYLGYPILSEQDSQTQALTVTREKRIDLEKGQTQRNVFLCKVLGARGAGKSAFLQAFLGRSLAAQRENPGQPSLYTINTVQVNGQEKYLILHEVSAETKFSTPSDAACDVACLIYDLSDPKSFSYCASIYKQHYMDSQIPCVFVASKTDLPEASQQPGLSPAEFCYKHCLPPPFLFSCHSQGPPSTAIYTKLATAATFPHLNAVELGAASFWLRVALGAAVTALVGFALYRVLAKNK; translated from the exons ATGAAGCGGGACGTGCGgatcctgctgctgggggagg CCCAGGTGGGGAAGACGTCTCTGATCATGGCTCTGGTGGGAGAGGAGTTCCCCGAGGAG GTGCCACCTCGTGCGGAGGAGATCACGATCCCGGCTGATGTCACACCCGAAAAGGTCCCCACACACATTGTGGACTACTCAG AGTCAGAGCAGACTGAGgatgagctgcaggaggagattGCTAAG GCCAACGTGGTCTGCGTGGTATATGATGTCACCAAGGAAGCCACGATTGAGAAG ATTCGCACAAAATGGATCCCCATGGTGAACGGGGGAGCTGAAAAGGGTGCCAG GATCCCCATTATTTTGGTTGGAAACAAGTCTGACTTGCAGATGGGGAGCTCGatggaagtcatcctgcccATCATGAACCAGTTCTCGGAGATTGAGACCTGTGTGGAG TGCTCAGCCAAGAACCTCAAGAACATCTCTGAGCTCTTCTACTATgcccagaaagctgtgctgcatccCACTGCACCCCTCTATGACCCGGAGGAGAAGCAG CTGAGACCTGCGTGTTCACGAGCGCTGACTCGGATATTCAACCTCTCAGACCAAGATAATAACCAGATCCTCAGTGATGATGAACTCAACTACTTTCAG AAGTCCTGCTTTGGAAACCCGCTGGCTCCCCAGGCCTTGGAGGATGTGAAGATGGTTGTGTGGAAGAACACTACGGATGGAGTGCAGGACAATGGCCTGACGTTAAATG GCTTCCTCTTCCTCAACACACTCTTCATCCAGAGGGGCCGCCATGAGACCACGTGGACTATCCTTCGCCGCTTTGGCTACGATGACGAGCTGGAGCTGACAGATGACTATCTGTACCCACA GTTCCGCCTGCCCCCTGGCTGCTCGACGGAGCTCAACCACCTGGGCTACCAGTTCCTGCAGCGGCTCTTCGAGAAGCATGACAAG GACCAGGATGGTGCCCTCTCTCCCGCAGAGCTGCAGAACTTCTTCAGCGTCTTCCCCTGCATGCCCTGGGGCCCTGAGCTCTACAACACGGTATGCACCACTGATAAAGGCCTGCTTTCCCTGCATGGATTTCTCTGCCAGTGGAC GCTTGTAGCCTACCTGGATGTGCGGCAGTGCCTGGAATGCCTCGGCTACCTGGGCTACCCCATCCTCTCGGAGCAGGACTCCCAGACGCAGGCCCTCACAG TGACCCGGGAGAAGAGGATTGACCTCGAGAAAGGCCAGACTCAGAGAAACGTCTTCCTATGCAAGGTGCTGGGAGCCAGGGGCGCAGGCAAGTCTGCCTTCCTGCAGGCCTTCCTCGGCAGGAGCCTCGCG GCCCAGAGGGAGAACCCAGGACAGCCATCTCTCTACACGATCAATACTGTGCAGGTCAACGGCCAGGAAAAGTACCTTATA ctgcacgAGGTCAGTGCTGAGACAAAGTTCTCAACGCCGTCAGACGCAGCCTGCGATGTTGCCTGCTTGATATATGACCTGAGCGACCCCAAATCCTTCAGCTACTGTGCCAGCATTTATAAG caacACTACATGGACAGCCAGATCCCCTGCGTTTTTGTGGCCTCCAAGACAGACCTGCCAGAAGCGAGCCAGCAGCCCGGGCTGTCCCCCGCCGAGTTCTGCTACAAGCACTGCCTCCCACCACCATTCCTCTTCTCCTGCCACAGCCAGGGCCCACCCAGCACCGCCATCTACACCAAGCTGGCCACCGCCGCCACGTTCCC CCACCTGAACGCCGTGGAGCTGGGAGCCGCGTCCTTCTGGCTCCGGGTGGCCCTGGGGGCCGCAGTGACCGCCCTGGTGGGGTTTGCGCTGTACCGCGTGCTGGCCAAGAACAAGTGA
- the RHOT2 gene encoding mitochondrial Rho GTPase 2 isoform X3, with amino-acid sequence MKRDVRILLLGEAQVGKTSLIMALVGEEFPEEVPPRAEEITIPADVTPEKVPTHIVDYSESEQTEDELQEEIAKANVVCVVYDVTKEATIEKIRTKWIPMVNGGAEKGARIPIILVGNKSDLQMGSSMEVILPIMNQFSEIETCVECSAKNLKNISELFYYAQKAVLHPTAPLYDPEEKQLRPACSRALTRIFNLSDQDNNQILSDDELNYFQKSCFGNPLAPQALEDVKMVVWKNTTDGVQDNGLTLNGFLFLNTLFIQRGRHETTWTILRRFGYDDELELTDDYLYPQTRMVPSLPQSCRTSSASSPACPGALSSTTRLVAYLDVRQCLECLGYLGYPILSEQDSQTQALTVTREKRIDLEKGQTQRNVFLCKVLGARGAGKSAFLQAFLGRSLAAQRENPGQPSLYTINTVQVNGQEKYLILHEVSAETKFSTPSDAACDVACLIYDLSDPKSFSYCASIYKQHYMDSQIPCVFVASKTDLPEASQQPGLSPAEFCYKHCLPPPFLFSCHSQGPPSTAIYTKLATAATFPHLNAVELGAASFWLRVALGAAVTALVGFALYRVLAKNK; translated from the exons ATGAAGCGGGACGTGCGgatcctgctgctgggggagg CCCAGGTGGGGAAGACGTCTCTGATCATGGCTCTGGTGGGAGAGGAGTTCCCCGAGGAG GTGCCACCTCGTGCGGAGGAGATCACGATCCCGGCTGATGTCACACCCGAAAAGGTCCCCACACACATTGTGGACTACTCAG AGTCAGAGCAGACTGAGgatgagctgcaggaggagattGCTAAG GCCAACGTGGTCTGCGTGGTATATGATGTCACCAAGGAAGCCACGATTGAGAAG ATTCGCACAAAATGGATCCCCATGGTGAACGGGGGAGCTGAAAAGGGTGCCAG GATCCCCATTATTTTGGTTGGAAACAAGTCTGACTTGCAGATGGGGAGCTCGatggaagtcatcctgcccATCATGAACCAGTTCTCGGAGATTGAGACCTGTGTGGAG TGCTCAGCCAAGAACCTCAAGAACATCTCTGAGCTCTTCTACTATgcccagaaagctgtgctgcatccCACTGCACCCCTCTATGACCCGGAGGAGAAGCAG CTGAGACCTGCGTGTTCACGAGCGCTGACTCGGATATTCAACCTCTCAGACCAAGATAATAACCAGATCCTCAGTGATGATGAACTCAACTACTTTCAG AAGTCCTGCTTTGGAAACCCGCTGGCTCCCCAGGCCTTGGAGGATGTGAAGATGGTTGTGTGGAAGAACACTACGGATGGAGTGCAGGACAATGGCCTGACGTTAAATG GCTTCCTCTTCCTCAACACACTCTTCATCCAGAGGGGCCGCCATGAGACCACGTGGACTATCCTTCGCCGCTTTGGCTACGATGACGAGCTGGAGCTGACAGATGACTATCTGTACCCACA GACCAGGATGGTGCCCTCTCTCCCGCAGAGCTGCAGAACTTCTTCAGCGTCTTCCCCTGCATGCCCTGGGGCCCTGAGCTCTACAACACG GCTTGTAGCCTACCTGGATGTGCGGCAGTGCCTGGAATGCCTCGGCTACCTGGGCTACCCCATCCTCTCGGAGCAGGACTCCCAGACGCAGGCCCTCACAG TGACCCGGGAGAAGAGGATTGACCTCGAGAAAGGCCAGACTCAGAGAAACGTCTTCCTATGCAAGGTGCTGGGAGCCAGGGGCGCAGGCAAGTCTGCCTTCCTGCAGGCCTTCCTCGGCAGGAGCCTCGCG GCCCAGAGGGAGAACCCAGGACAGCCATCTCTCTACACGATCAATACTGTGCAGGTCAACGGCCAGGAAAAGTACCTTATA ctgcacgAGGTCAGTGCTGAGACAAAGTTCTCAACGCCGTCAGACGCAGCCTGCGATGTTGCCTGCTTGATATATGACCTGAGCGACCCCAAATCCTTCAGCTACTGTGCCAGCATTTATAAG caacACTACATGGACAGCCAGATCCCCTGCGTTTTTGTGGCCTCCAAGACAGACCTGCCAGAAGCGAGCCAGCAGCCCGGGCTGTCCCCCGCCGAGTTCTGCTACAAGCACTGCCTCCCACCACCATTCCTCTTCTCCTGCCACAGCCAGGGCCCACCCAGCACCGCCATCTACACCAAGCTGGCCACCGCCGCCACGTTCCC CCACCTGAACGCCGTGGAGCTGGGAGCCGCGTCCTTCTGGCTCCGGGTGGCCCTGGGGGCCGCAGTGACCGCCCTGGTGGGGTTTGCGCTGTACCGCGTGCTGGCCAAGAACAAGTGA
- the RHOT2 gene encoding mitochondrial Rho GTPase 2 isoform X2, with amino-acid sequence MALVGEEFPEEVPPRAEEITIPADVTPEKVPTHIVDYSESEQTEDELQEEIAKANVVCVVYDVTKEATIEKIRTKWIPMVNGGAEKGARIPIILVGNKSDLQMGSSMEVILPIMNQFSEIETCVECSAKNLKNISELFYYAQKAVLHPTAPLYDPEEKQLRPACSRALTRIFNLSDQDNNQILSDDELNYFQKSCFGNPLAPQALEDVKMVVWKNTTDGVQDNGLTLNGFLFLNTLFIQRGRHETTWTILRRFGYDDELELTDDYLYPQFRLPPGCSTELNHLGYQFLQRLFEKHDKDQDGALSPAELQNFFSVFPCMPWGPELYNTVCTTDKGLLSLHGFLCQWTLVAYLDVRQCLECLGYLGYPILSEQDSQTQALTVTREKRIDLEKGQTQRNVFLCKVLGARGAGKSAFLQAFLGRSLAAQRENPGQPSLYTINTVQVNGQEKYLILHEVSAETKFSTPSDAACDVACLIYDLSDPKSFSYCASIYKQHYMDSQIPCVFVASKTDLPEASQQPGLSPAEFCYKHCLPPPFLFSCHSQGPPSTAIYTKLATAATFPHLNAVELGAASFWLRVALGAAVTALVGFALYRVLAKNK; translated from the exons ATGGCTCTGGTGGGAGAGGAGTTCCCCGAGGAG GTGCCACCTCGTGCGGAGGAGATCACGATCCCGGCTGATGTCACACCCGAAAAGGTCCCCACACACATTGTGGACTACTCAG AGTCAGAGCAGACTGAGgatgagctgcaggaggagattGCTAAG GCCAACGTGGTCTGCGTGGTATATGATGTCACCAAGGAAGCCACGATTGAGAAG ATTCGCACAAAATGGATCCCCATGGTGAACGGGGGAGCTGAAAAGGGTGCCAG GATCCCCATTATTTTGGTTGGAAACAAGTCTGACTTGCAGATGGGGAGCTCGatggaagtcatcctgcccATCATGAACCAGTTCTCGGAGATTGAGACCTGTGTGGAG TGCTCAGCCAAGAACCTCAAGAACATCTCTGAGCTCTTCTACTATgcccagaaagctgtgctgcatccCACTGCACCCCTCTATGACCCGGAGGAGAAGCAG CTGAGACCTGCGTGTTCACGAGCGCTGACTCGGATATTCAACCTCTCAGACCAAGATAATAACCAGATCCTCAGTGATGATGAACTCAACTACTTTCAG AAGTCCTGCTTTGGAAACCCGCTGGCTCCCCAGGCCTTGGAGGATGTGAAGATGGTTGTGTGGAAGAACACTACGGATGGAGTGCAGGACAATGGCCTGACGTTAAATG GCTTCCTCTTCCTCAACACACTCTTCATCCAGAGGGGCCGCCATGAGACCACGTGGACTATCCTTCGCCGCTTTGGCTACGATGACGAGCTGGAGCTGACAGATGACTATCTGTACCCACA GTTCCGCCTGCCCCCTGGCTGCTCGACGGAGCTCAACCACCTGGGCTACCAGTTCCTGCAGCGGCTCTTCGAGAAGCATGACAAG GACCAGGATGGTGCCCTCTCTCCCGCAGAGCTGCAGAACTTCTTCAGCGTCTTCCCCTGCATGCCCTGGGGCCCTGAGCTCTACAACACGGTATGCACCACTGATAAAGGCCTGCTTTCCCTGCATGGATTTCTCTGCCAGTGGAC GCTTGTAGCCTACCTGGATGTGCGGCAGTGCCTGGAATGCCTCGGCTACCTGGGCTACCCCATCCTCTCGGAGCAGGACTCCCAGACGCAGGCCCTCACAG TGACCCGGGAGAAGAGGATTGACCTCGAGAAAGGCCAGACTCAGAGAAACGTCTTCCTATGCAAGGTGCTGGGAGCCAGGGGCGCAGGCAAGTCTGCCTTCCTGCAGGCCTTCCTCGGCAGGAGCCTCGCG GCCCAGAGGGAGAACCCAGGACAGCCATCTCTCTACACGATCAATACTGTGCAGGTCAACGGCCAGGAAAAGTACCTTATA ctgcacgAGGTCAGTGCTGAGACAAAGTTCTCAACGCCGTCAGACGCAGCCTGCGATGTTGCCTGCTTGATATATGACCTGAGCGACCCCAAATCCTTCAGCTACTGTGCCAGCATTTATAAG caacACTACATGGACAGCCAGATCCCCTGCGTTTTTGTGGCCTCCAAGACAGACCTGCCAGAAGCGAGCCAGCAGCCCGGGCTGTCCCCCGCCGAGTTCTGCTACAAGCACTGCCTCCCACCACCATTCCTCTTCTCCTGCCACAGCCAGGGCCCACCCAGCACCGCCATCTACACCAAGCTGGCCACCGCCGCCACGTTCCC CCACCTGAACGCCGTGGAGCTGGGAGCCGCGTCCTTCTGGCTCCGGGTGGCCCTGGGGGCCGCAGTGACCGCCCTGGTGGGGTTTGCGCTGTACCGCGTGCTGGCCAAGAACAAGTGA
- the RHBDL1 gene encoding rhomboid-related protein 1 isoform X2, with protein sequence MDRSSLLQLIQEQLDPENTGFIGVETFASLVHSHELPLDPAKLDMLVALAQGNDEGQVCYQELVDLISSKRSSSFKRAIANGQRALPRDGLLDETGLGFYKRFVRYVAYEILPCEMDRRWYFYQHRTCPPPVFMAAVTLTQIIVFLCYGARLNKWVLQTYHPEYMKSPLVYHPGHRARAWRFLTYMFMHVGLEQLGFNALLQLMIGVPLEMVHGILRISFLYLAGVLAGSLTVSITDMRAPLVGGSGGVYALCSAHLANVVMNWAGMRCPYKLLRMVLALVCMSSEVGRAVWLRFSPPLPASGPQPSFMAHLAGAIVGISMGLTILRSYEESLRDQCGWWVVLLSYGTFLLFAVFWNIFAYDLLGAQIPPPP encoded by the exons ATGGACaggagctccctgctgcagctcatccAGGAGCAG CTTGACCCTGAGAACACTGGTTTCATCGGCGTGGAGACGTTTGCCAGCCTTGTGCACAGCCATGAGCTGCCCCTGGACCCCGCTAAGCTGGACATGCTGGTGGCCCTGGCACAGGGCAATGACGAGGGGCAGGTCTGCTATCAGGAGCTGGTAGACCTG ATCAGCAGCAAGCGCTCGAGCAGCTTCAAACGCGCCATCGCCAACGGGCAGCGAGCCCTGCCCAGGGACGGGCTCCTCGATGAGACCGGGCTGGGCTTCTACAAGCGTTTCGTTCGCTACGTGGCCTACGAGATCCTGCCCTGTGAGATGGACCGGCGCTGGTACTTCTATCAGCACCGCACGTGCCCCCCGCCTGTCTTCATGGCAGCTGTCACCCTCACCCAG ATCATTGTGTTCCTGTGCTATGGAGCCCGCTTGAACAAGTGGGTGCTGCAGACCTACCACCCCGAGTACATGAAGAGCCCCCTGGTCTACCACCCTGGCCACCGTGCCCGCGCCTGGCGCTTCCTCACCTACATGTTCATGCACGTGGG gctggagcagctggggtTCAACGCCCTCCTGCAGCTGATGATCGGGGTGCCCCTGGAGATGGTGCACGGCATCCTGCGCATCAGCTTCCTCTACCTGGCCGGCGTCCTGGCAG ggtccctcaccgTCTCCATCACGGACATGCGGGCACCTCTGGTTGGCGGCTCAGGGGGGGTGTACGCACTCTGCTCGGCGCATCTCGCCAACGTCGTCATG AACTGGGCCGGGATGCGCTGCCCCTACAAGCTGCTGCGCATGGTGCTGGCGCTGGTGTGCA TGAGCTCGGAGGTGGGGCGCGCCGTGTGGCTCCGCTTCTCGCCGCCGCTGCCCGCCTCGGGCCCGCAGCCCAGCTTCATGGCGCACCTGGCGGGGGCCATCGTGGGCATCAGCATGGGGCTGACCATCCTGCGCAGCTACGAGGAGAGCCTGCGGGACCAGTGCGGCTGGTGGGTGGTGCTGCTCTCTTACGGCACCTTCCTGCTCTTCGCCGTCTTCTGGAACATCTTCGCCTACGACCTCCTGGGGGCACAGATCCCCCCCCCGCCCTAA
- the RHBDL1 gene encoding rhomboid-related protein 1 isoform X1 produces the protein MDRSSLLQLIQEQLDPENTGFIGVETFASLVHSHELPLDPAKLDMLVALAQGNDEGQVCYQELVDLVSAGVTWGWERVDVTLSGVGWDGMGWDGMEWDGMGWDGTGWAPSGASRDRVPAAGGGGGGHRLSPQISSKRSSSFKRAIANGQRALPRDGLLDETGLGFYKRFVRYVAYEILPCEMDRRWYFYQHRTCPPPVFMAAVTLTQIIVFLCYGARLNKWVLQTYHPEYMKSPLVYHPGHRARAWRFLTYMFMHVGLEQLGFNALLQLMIGVPLEMVHGILRISFLYLAGVLAGSLTVSITDMRAPLVGGSGGVYALCSAHLANVVMNWAGMRCPYKLLRMVLALVCMSSEVGRAVWLRFSPPLPASGPQPSFMAHLAGAIVGISMGLTILRSYEESLRDQCGWWVVLLSYGTFLLFAVFWNIFAYDLLGAQIPPPP, from the exons ATGGACaggagctccctgctgcagctcatccAGGAGCAG CTTGACCCTGAGAACACTGGTTTCATCGGCGTGGAGACGTTTGCCAGCCTTGTGCACAGCCATGAGCTGCCCCTGGACCCCGCTAAGCTGGACATGCTGGTGGCCCTGGCACAGGGCAATGACGAGGGGCAGGTCTGCTATCAGGAGCTGGTAGACCTGGTCAGTGCCGGGGTGACATGGGGATGGGAGCGGGTGGATGTAACCCTgagtggggtgggatgggatgggatgggatgggatgggatggaatgggatgggatgggatgggatgggacgggGTGGGCACCGTCCGGTGCAAGCCGGGACCGGGTGCCCGCAGCTGGTGGTGGCGGCGGTGGCCACAGGCTCTCTCCGCAGATCAGCAGCAAGCGCTCGAGCAGCTTCAAACGCGCCATCGCCAACGGGCAGCGAGCCCTGCCCAGGGACGGGCTCCTCGATGAGACCGGGCTGGGCTTCTACAAGCGTTTCGTTCGCTACGTGGCCTACGAGATCCTGCCCTGTGAGATGGACCGGCGCTGGTACTTCTATCAGCACCGCACGTGCCCCCCGCCTGTCTTCATGGCAGCTGTCACCCTCACCCAG ATCATTGTGTTCCTGTGCTATGGAGCCCGCTTGAACAAGTGGGTGCTGCAGACCTACCACCCCGAGTACATGAAGAGCCCCCTGGTCTACCACCCTGGCCACCGTGCCCGCGCCTGGCGCTTCCTCACCTACATGTTCATGCACGTGGG gctggagcagctggggtTCAACGCCCTCCTGCAGCTGATGATCGGGGTGCCCCTGGAGATGGTGCACGGCATCCTGCGCATCAGCTTCCTCTACCTGGCCGGCGTCCTGGCAG ggtccctcaccgTCTCCATCACGGACATGCGGGCACCTCTGGTTGGCGGCTCAGGGGGGGTGTACGCACTCTGCTCGGCGCATCTCGCCAACGTCGTCATG AACTGGGCCGGGATGCGCTGCCCCTACAAGCTGCTGCGCATGGTGCTGGCGCTGGTGTGCA TGAGCTCGGAGGTGGGGCGCGCCGTGTGGCTCCGCTTCTCGCCGCCGCTGCCCGCCTCGGGCCCGCAGCCCAGCTTCATGGCGCACCTGGCGGGGGCCATCGTGGGCATCAGCATGGGGCTGACCATCCTGCGCAGCTACGAGGAGAGCCTGCGGGACCAGTGCGGCTGGTGGGTGGTGCTGCTCTCTTACGGCACCTTCCTGCTCTTCGCCGTCTTCTGGAACATCTTCGCCTACGACCTCCTGGGGGCACAGATCCCCCCCCCGCCCTAA